A single region of the Epinephelus moara isolate mb chromosome 14, YSFRI_EMoa_1.0, whole genome shotgun sequence genome encodes:
- the nkx2.2a gene encoding homeobox protein Nkx-2.2a isoform X1, translated as MRIEAASLGHSSVVRKALWVSAAGWMSLHMSDLAVQHYLVDQRIVRKAGAATFPCIFPPHQNMSLTNTKTGFSVKDILDLPDTNDEEGSITGAEEDTEGSETTSTTKNTGVLVQSPLENVQNLPLKNPFYDSSDNPYTRWLATTDSIQYSFFLPFLAAVHGLSASSQDSAKSPEPSADDESPDNDKETSSSGGSDSGKKRKRRVLFSKAQTYELERRFRQQRYLSAPEREHLASLIRLTPTQVKIWFQNHRYKMKRARAEKGMEVTHLPSPRRVAVPVLVRDGKPCHTLKAQDLAATFQAGIPFSAYSAQSLQHMQYNAQYSAAATPQFPTAHHLVQTQQWTW; from the exons ATGCGCATAGAGGCTGCAAGCCTGGGCCATTCCTCCGTGGTGCGAAAAGCTCTCTGGGTGTCTGCTGCGGGCTGGATGTCCCTTCACATGTCGGATTTAGCTGTGCAGCATTACTTGGTGGATCAG CGGATTGTCCGAAAAGCTGGTGCAGCAACTTTTCCCTGCATATTCCCCCCCCACCAGAATATGTCGTTGACCAACACAAAGACGGGCTTTTCTGTAAAGGACATTTTGGACCTTCCTGACACAAATGACGAAGAAGGATCTATCACCGGAGCGGAGGAAGACACGGAGGGATCGGAGACCACGTCCACGACAAAAAACACTGGAGTTTTGGTGCAAAGTCCTCTAGAAAACGTTCAAAATCTGCCTTTAAAGAACCCCTTTTATGACAGTAGTGACAATCCTTACACACGATGGCTTGCTACTACGGACAGTATTCAATATTCAT TCTTTCTCCCGTTTCTTGCCGCAGTGCACGGTCTATCCGCCAGCTCTCAGGACTCGGCCAAGTCCCCGGAGCCGTCCGCGGACGACGAATCGCCGGACAACGACAAGGAAACTTCCAGCAGCGGCGGCAGCGACTCCGGCAAAAAGCGGAAAAGGAGGGTGTTGTTTTCCAAGGCGCAGACCTACGAGCTGGAGCGCCGCTTCAGGCAGCAGAGGTACCTGTCAGCCCCGGAGAGGGAGCACCTGGCCAGCCTGATCCGCCTCACCCCGACCCAAGTGAAGATCTGGTTCCAGAACCACCGATATAAGATGAAGAGAGCCCGGGCCGAGAAAGGTATGGAAGTGACCCATCTCCCTTCTCCCAGGCGGGTGGCCGTGCCCGTCTTAGTCAGGGATGGAAAGCCTTGTCACACTCTTAAAGCTCAGGACTTGGCGGCCACTTTTCAGGCCGGGATCCCCTTCTCGGCTTATAGTGCCCAGTCACTCCAACACATGCAGTATAACGCGCAGTACAGCGCCGCGGCCACGCCACAGTTCCCCACAGCACATCACTTGGTGCAAACGCAACAGTGGACTTGGTGA
- the nkx2.2a gene encoding homeobox protein Nkx-2.2a isoform X3, which produces MSLTNTKTGFSVKDILDLPDTNDEEGSITGAEEDTEGSETTSTTKNTGVLVQSPLENVQNLPLKNPFYDSSDNPYTRWLATTDSIQYSFFLPFLAAVHGLSASSQDSAKSPEPSADDESPDNDKETSSSGGSDSGKKRKRRVLFSKAQTYELERRFRQQRYLSAPEREHLASLIRLTPTQVKIWFQNHRYKMKRARAEKGMEVTHLPSPRRVAVPVLVRDGKPCHTLKAQDLAATFQAGIPFSAYSAQSLQHMQYNAQYSAAATPQFPTAHHLVQTQQWTW; this is translated from the exons ATGTCGTTGACCAACACAAAGACGGGCTTTTCTGTAAAGGACATTTTGGACCTTCCTGACACAAATGACGAAGAAGGATCTATCACCGGAGCGGAGGAAGACACGGAGGGATCGGAGACCACGTCCACGACAAAAAACACTGGAGTTTTGGTGCAAAGTCCTCTAGAAAACGTTCAAAATCTGCCTTTAAAGAACCCCTTTTATGACAGTAGTGACAATCCTTACACACGATGGCTTGCTACTACGGACAGTATTCAATATTCAT TCTTTCTCCCGTTTCTTGCCGCAGTGCACGGTCTATCCGCCAGCTCTCAGGACTCGGCCAAGTCCCCGGAGCCGTCCGCGGACGACGAATCGCCGGACAACGACAAGGAAACTTCCAGCAGCGGCGGCAGCGACTCCGGCAAAAAGCGGAAAAGGAGGGTGTTGTTTTCCAAGGCGCAGACCTACGAGCTGGAGCGCCGCTTCAGGCAGCAGAGGTACCTGTCAGCCCCGGAGAGGGAGCACCTGGCCAGCCTGATCCGCCTCACCCCGACCCAAGTGAAGATCTGGTTCCAGAACCACCGATATAAGATGAAGAGAGCCCGGGCCGAGAAAGGTATGGAAGTGACCCATCTCCCTTCTCCCAGGCGGGTGGCCGTGCCCGTCTTAGTCAGGGATGGAAAGCCTTGTCACACTCTTAAAGCTCAGGACTTGGCGGCCACTTTTCAGGCCGGGATCCCCTTCTCGGCTTATAGTGCCCAGTCACTCCAACACATGCAGTATAACGCGCAGTACAGCGCCGCGGCCACGCCACAGTTCCCCACAGCACATCACTTGGTGCAAACGCAACAGTGGACTTGGTGA
- the nkx2.2a gene encoding homeobox protein Nkx-2.2a isoform X2: MRIEAASLGHSSVVRKALWVSAAGWMSLHMSDLAVQHYLVDQRIVRKAGAATFPCIFPPHQNMSLTNTKTGFSVKDILDLPDTNDEEGSITGAEEDTEGSETTSTTKNTGVLVQSPLENVQNLPLKNPFYDSSDNPYTRWLATTDSIQYSLHGLSASSQDSAKSPEPSADDESPDNDKETSSSGGSDSGKKRKRRVLFSKAQTYELERRFRQQRYLSAPEREHLASLIRLTPTQVKIWFQNHRYKMKRARAEKGMEVTHLPSPRRVAVPVLVRDGKPCHTLKAQDLAATFQAGIPFSAYSAQSLQHMQYNAQYSAAATPQFPTAHHLVQTQQWTW, from the exons ATGCGCATAGAGGCTGCAAGCCTGGGCCATTCCTCCGTGGTGCGAAAAGCTCTCTGGGTGTCTGCTGCGGGCTGGATGTCCCTTCACATGTCGGATTTAGCTGTGCAGCATTACTTGGTGGATCAG CGGATTGTCCGAAAAGCTGGTGCAGCAACTTTTCCCTGCATATTCCCCCCCCACCAGAATATGTCGTTGACCAACACAAAGACGGGCTTTTCTGTAAAGGACATTTTGGACCTTCCTGACACAAATGACGAAGAAGGATCTATCACCGGAGCGGAGGAAGACACGGAGGGATCGGAGACCACGTCCACGACAAAAAACACTGGAGTTTTGGTGCAAAGTCCTCTAGAAAACGTTCAAAATCTGCCTTTAAAGAACCCCTTTTATGACAGTAGTGACAATCCTTACACACGATGGCTTGCTACTACGGACAGTATTCAATATTCAT TGCACGGTCTATCCGCCAGCTCTCAGGACTCGGCCAAGTCCCCGGAGCCGTCCGCGGACGACGAATCGCCGGACAACGACAAGGAAACTTCCAGCAGCGGCGGCAGCGACTCCGGCAAAAAGCGGAAAAGGAGGGTGTTGTTTTCCAAGGCGCAGACCTACGAGCTGGAGCGCCGCTTCAGGCAGCAGAGGTACCTGTCAGCCCCGGAGAGGGAGCACCTGGCCAGCCTGATCCGCCTCACCCCGACCCAAGTGAAGATCTGGTTCCAGAACCACCGATATAAGATGAAGAGAGCCCGGGCCGAGAAAGGTATGGAAGTGACCCATCTCCCTTCTCCCAGGCGGGTGGCCGTGCCCGTCTTAGTCAGGGATGGAAAGCCTTGTCACACTCTTAAAGCTCAGGACTTGGCGGCCACTTTTCAGGCCGGGATCCCCTTCTCGGCTTATAGTGCCCAGTCACTCCAACACATGCAGTATAACGCGCAGTACAGCGCCGCGGCCACGCCACAGTTCCCCACAGCACATCACTTGGTGCAAACGCAACAGTGGACTTGGTGA